Sequence from the Hamadaea flava genome:
CTCTGGGCCGGCGTCCAGCATGAACCGAAGATCTTCACGATCGCGACGATCGGGAGCGTGCTGTTCGGGCTGCTGACCATCGGGACGGCGTACGCCCTGGGCTACGTGGTCGGTCACGTGGTCGAGCCGGCCTTCGCCACCGAGCGTTACGAGTGGGGCACGCTCCTGCTCGCGGCGGGTCTCGTCCTCGCGGTCAGCGCCGGGAAGGTGATCGGCATCTTCGGCCGGCGGCTCGGCTCGGGGTTCATGCAGTTCCGGCTGCAGGCGCTGTATCGGCGCAAGGTGACCCGGCGCTACCTGGAGCTGCCGCCCGCCTGGCACGCCCGGCACTCGACCGGATCGCTGCTCTCCAACGCCAACTCCGACGTCGAGGCGACCTGGTGGCCGATCGCGCCGCTGCCGTTCGCCATCGGCAGCATCGTGATGATGGTCGCGGCGGTCGTCGTCCTCTTCTTCACCGACTGGGTCCTCGCCCTGGTCGGGCTGGCCGTCTTCCCCGCGCTGTTCAGCCTCAACGTCGTCTACTCCCGCCGGATGGCCCCTCGCCAGGCCAAGGCGCAGTCGCTGCGGGCCTCGGTCAGCGGGATCGCCCACGAGAGCTTCGACGGCGCGCTCGTCGTCAAGACGATGGGCCGGGAGCAGGCCGAGACCGAGCGGTTCGCGGCCAAGGCCGCCGAGCTGCGGGACGCGCTCATCCGGGTCGGCCGTCTGCGCGGCGTCTTCGACCCGTCGCTGGAGAGCCTGCCCAGCGTCGGCACCCTCGCCGTGCTCGTGGCCGGCGCCTGGCGGGTGCAGTCGGGGGCGATCTCGCTGCAGGACCTCATCTCGGTCACCCTGCTGTTCACGGTCATGGCCTTCCCGGTCCGCTCGATCGGCTGGGTGCTCGGCGAACTTCCGCGTTCGGTCGCGGGCTGGGACCGGGTGCAGCGCGTGCTGACCGCTACCGGCGAGATGGCGTACGGGGAAAGCGGTGTCCCGGGCGACGGCCCGGCCGAGATCGCCTTCGACCGCGTCGACTTCTCCTATGTCGACGGCGAGCGCGTCCTGCACGACGTGACGTTCAAGGTGAAGCCGGGCAAGACGGTGGCCCTGGTCGGGCCGACCGGCTCCGGCAAGTCGACCGTCGCCACGCTGGCCTCGCGGCTGCTCGACCCCGACTCCGGCGAGATCAAGCTGGGCGGCGTACCGGCGACCGATCTGGCCGCGGCCGACCTGGCCGCGGCGGTGGCACTCGTCCCGCAGCTCTCGTTCGCCTTCGACGACACCGTCCGGGCCAACGTCACCCTCGACCGGCTGCGCCCCGACGGCACGCCGATCAGCGACGACGAGACCTGGGCCGCGCTGGCCACCGCTCAGGTCAAGCCGTTCGTCGAACGGCTGCCGGACGGGCTCGACACCGAACTCGGCGAACGCGGCACGACCCTCTCCGGTGGACAGCGGCAGCGCCTGGTGCTGGCTCGCGCCCTGGCCGGGCAGCCACGCGTCCTGATCCTCGATGACGCGACCAGCGCCGTCGACCCCCGCGTCGAGGCGGCCATCCTCCGGTCGCTCCGATCGACCTCGGGCGGGGCGACGATCCTCGTCGTCGCGTACCGGCGGGCGACCATCGCCCTAGCGGATGAAGTCATCTATCTGGAACAAGGCCGGGTTGTCGCGCACGGCACCCACACGCAACTCTTGGAGAGCGTCCCCGGGTACGCGGGCCTCGTGACCGCGTACGAGAAGGCGGAAGCCGAACGGGACCGGTCCTATGACGCGGAGGAGCCCGAAGACGACCTCGAGGAGCCCGACACAGCGATGGAGATCGTCCGATGAGCACGGCGGCCGTTACTGATTCGACCGCGACGACCGCGACGACGTGGCAGACCCTCAAACGCGGGCTGTCGCTCTCGCCGGAGCTGCGGACCGGCCTGCTCGGCACGCTCGGGCTCGCCATCCTGTCGATGGTCGGCCGAGTCGCCGTGCCGATCGCGATCCAGCAGGGCATCGACGAAGGGCTGCAAGCGCCGGGCGGTCCCGATCTGGGCCGCATCACCATCGGGGCGCTGCTGACGGTGGCCATCCTGGTCTGCACGACCGCCTGCGGCTACCTGATGATGAAGCGGCTGTTCACCGTCTCGGAGACCGCGCTGGCGTCGTTGCGCGTACGCACCTTCCGGCACATCCACGATCTGTCGATGCTGCACCAGCAGACGCAGCGCCGGGGCGTCCTGGTCGCCCGGGTCACCTCCGACGTGGACTCGATCACCCAGTTCCTCCAGTGGGGCGGCGTGATCCTGCTTGTCAACAGCGGCCAGATCCTGGTCACCACGGCCGTGATGGCGTTCTACTCGTGGGAGCTGACGCTGGTGGTGCTCGCCGCGTTCGTGCCCTCGGCGTACCTGATCAAGAAGTTCCAGCCGGTCCTGTCCACGTTCTACGTCGAGGTCCGCAAGCGGGTCGGCATGCTCTACGGCGCGGTCTCCGAGGCGGTCGTCGGCTCGGCGGTCATCCGCGCCTACGGCGTCGGCGCGCGTACGCAGGAGAAGCTCGACGAGACGATCGGCAGCTACGAGAAGGCCCAGAAGCGCGCCTTGCGGATGAGCGTCACCAGCTTCTCCACCGGAGAGCTGGCCGCCGGCTTGGCGATGTCGGCGGTGGTGATCGTCGGTGTGCTGCTGGGCGTCGGCAAGCAGCTGGAGCTGGGCGAGCTGGTCGCCTTCCTGTTCCTGGTCACCCTGTTCATCCAGCCGGTGCAGATCGCGACCGAGGTGCTCAACGAGGCGCAGAACGCGATCTCGGGCTGGCGGCGGGTGCTGGACGTCCTCGACGAGAAGCCGGACGTCGCCGACCCGGCGCACGACGGCGTCGACCTGCCGTCCGGCGCGCTCGACCTCACCTTCGAGCAGGTGAGCTTCAACTATCCGGAGGGGCCGCGCGTCCTGCACGACGTGCACCTGGAGATCCCGGCCAAGACCAAGGTCGCGGTCGTCGGCGAGACGGGCAGCGGCAAGACCACCTTCGCCAAGCTGCTCACCCGGCTGATGGACCCGACCGAGGGCCGGGTCCTGCTGTCCGGTGTGGACCTGGCGACCGTGCGGTTCGAGTCGCTGCGGTCGCATGTCGTGATGGTGCCGCAGGACGGCTTCCTCTTCGACGACACCGTCGGCGCGAACGTGCGCTTCGCCCGGCCGGCGCTGACCGACGACGATCTGACCGCCGCCTTCGAGGAACTCGGGCTCGGCGACTGGCTCGCCGGACTGCCGGACGGGCTCGCGACCTCGGTCGGCGAACGGGGCGAGTCGCTCAGCGTCGGCGAACGGCAGCTCGTCGCACTCGCGCGGGCCTACGTGGCCGACCCCGACCTGCTCGTCCTCGACGAGGCGACCAGCGCGGTCGACCCGGCCACCGAGGTCCGCCTCCAGCGCACGCTCGACGCGGTCACCCGCGGCCGGACGACCGTCGCCATCGCCCACCGGCTGTCCACCGCGCAGGCCGCCGACGAGGTGATCGTCGTGGACAAGGGCGTCATCGTCCAGCGTGGACCTCACGAGGACCTGGTGGCGCAGGAGGGCTCGGTCTACGCCCGCCTCTATGCGAGCTGGCTCGAACAAACCCGATAACCGACAGGTCGGAATCTCGCGGGGGTGCAGCCCGTCCCTCCCGTGACGCCGTCACCCCCGCGCATGGACCTGCCGCGCCGCCGCGCAACGGCGCAGCGTCCGCGCGGGGCTAGGCGAGGGGGTCGGCCAGGAGTTGCTCGAAGGCCAGTTCGGCTGCGCCGAGCAGCGCCGCGTCGTCGCCGAGCTGGGGCGTACGCAACCGGACGTGCTCCCGGCAGGCGGCGAGCGCGTTGTGGTTGAGGCGGCTGCGTACCTGGGCGGCGGAGGCGAGATAGACGTCGCGGAGTGTGCCGCCGAAGACGACCAGCTCCGGGTTGAAGATGTTGACGAGGTTGGCCACGCCGAACCCGAGCCAGTCGCCGACGTGGCGGACGGCCGCCTGGGCTTCGGCGTCACCGCGGGCGGCGGCGTCCACCACGGCCAGCACGGCGTCCCGCCCGAGCTGGCCCGAGCGGCCCGCGTGTCGCAGCAGTGACTCCTCGCCGATCTCGGTCTCCCAGCAGCCCCGGGAACCGCAGCCGCAGGGGCGGCCGTTCGGGTTGACCACCATGTGGCCGACCTCGCCGCCGTAGCCGCCGTGGCCGGTGACGCGGCGGCCGCCGGCGATGATCCCCGCGCCGATGCCGACGTCGCTGTAGACGTAGATGATGTTCGAGCAGCCCTGCGCGGAGCCCCGGGTGTGCTCGGCCAGCGCCGACAGGTCGGCCACGTTGCCGACGACCACGCTGGGCAGCAGGTCGGGCAGCTTCTCGGCCAGCGCCTCGCCGACCGGCTGGTCGAGCCAGCCGAGATGCGGGCCGAGCCGGACGACGCCGTCCTCCCGGCGGACGAGGCCGCAGACGGCGACCCCGGCGCCGATGCAGCGGGCGCCCGGCCCGACGCTCGCCTCCATCGACTCGATGAACTCCCGCAACGGGGTGACGACGTCCTCGGCCGGACGTTCGGCCTCGCGGCGATCCATGATCACGCCGCCGAGCCCGATCCGGGCCGCGCTGATCCGGTCGACGCCGACGCTCGCGGCGTACGCGTAGATCAGCTCGGAGGACGCGCGGACCACAAGGGACGGCCGGCCCGCGCGCCCGGTCTCCCGAGGCGCCTCTTCGCTGACGAGGCCGACGGCCGCGAGTTCCGCGGTCAGCGCGCCGATGGTGGAGCGGTTGAGACCGAGTTCGGAGGTGAGTTCGGCGCGGGAGATCTGGCCGCGCACGTGCACGAATCGCAGCAGCGCCCCGAGGTTCTGGCGCCGGATCTCCTCCTGGCTCGGTCCCGCCCGCATTCTCAGCGTCCCTTCCGGACAGTCTTGTCGACGCTCGTCAGGAGGTCGCCGAACGACGGCGGAACAACGCGTCCACGCCCGCGGCGGCCAACAGCACCGAGCCGGTGAAAACGTACTTCACCCAGGAACTCAGGCCCAGCAGCCCCAGACCGTTGACGATGACCGCCACGACGAGGCCGCCGAGAATGGCGTCGAGGATTCGGCCCCGGCCACCGAAGAGGCTGGTACCGCCGATGACCGCCGCGCCGACGGCGTACAGCAGGACGTTGGAGCCGCCCGTGTTCGGGTCGACCGACCGCGCCTGGCTGACCGCGACGATGCCGCCGATCGCCGCCATCGACGAGCAGATGACGAACGCCGCGATGCGGATGGTGTCCACCCGGATGCCGGCCCGGCGGGCCGCTTCCATGTTGCCGCCGACCGCGTACACGTGCCGGCCGAACCGGGTGCGGCGCAACACGATCGTCCAGAAGACGAGCAGGACGGTGATGATCGGCACGATGATCGGCAGACCCTTGAGGGAGCCGAAGATCGCGGGGTTGCGGGACCGCTCCTCGTTGAGCACCGCGACCGCGACGCCGAGCAGGACGGCGAGGCTGCCGATGCGCAGCGCGACGATCTCCCACGGGTCCGAGGCGAGGCCGCGGTTCATGCGCTTGAGCTTCGTGACGATCTGGACGGCGGCCAGGCCGAGCACGGCGACGGCCACGAACGCCCAGCCGAGCATCGGCGACAGGTATTCGTTCTCCAGCGCGATGATGACCGTCTGGTTGTCCCGGATGGAGATGTTGGTGCCCTCTTTGAGCAGCCGGAGCACGACGCCCTGGAAGGCGAGGAAGGCCGCGAGGGTCACCACGAACGACGGGATGCCGACCTTGGCGACCAGGAAGCCGAGCAGCACCCCGATCGCGGCGCCGGTGACGATCGCGATTCCGCAGGCCGCGTACCAGGGCCAGCCCTCGTTGGTCAGCAGGATCGCGAGCACCGCCGCGCACACACCTGAGGTGAAGCCGGCCGACAGGTCGATCTCGCCCAGGAGCAGGACGAAGACCAGGCCCATCGCGATGACCGTGATCGGCGCGGCCTGGGTGAACAGGTTCGCGATGTTGAGCGGCGCGAGGAACGCCGGGTTCAGGATGGTGAACAGGGCACAGAGGAAGACCAGCCCGGCCACGGCGGGCAGCGCGCCCAGGTCGCCGCCGCGCAACTTCCGGCCGTAGTTCTTCGCGTACGCGATGAGCGGGCTTTCGGCGCGCTCGGGCGTGGCCACCGTCGGGGTGGTCGTCGCGGTGCTCACAGTGCCTCCTCCGGCTGCAGTCCGAGGCTGCCGCTGCGTCCGGCGGTGATCAGCTCTACGACTTGGGCGTGGGTGACGTCGGTCGTCTTGACCTGGGCCGCCATTCGTCCCAAGTAGAGGGCGGCGATCCGGTCGGAGACGGCGAAGACGTCGTTCATGTTGTGCGAGATGAGCACGACGGCTAGGCCGTTGTCGGCCAGCCGGCGTACCAGTTCGAGGACCTGGGCGGTCTGTGCGACGCCGAGCGCGGCGGTGGGCTCGTCGAGGATGACCAGGCGGCTGTTCCACAGCACCGCCTTGGCGATGGCGACGGTCTGGCGCTGCCCGCCGGAGAGGCTGGAGACCAGCTGGCGGACCGATCGCACAGTACGCACCGACAGCCCGGCCAGCGTCTGCGTGGCGAGCTGCTCCATGGTGGGCTCGTCGAGGATGAGCCCGCTGCGCCTCTCCCGGCCGAGGAACATGTTCTGGACGATGTCGAGGTTGTCGCAGAGCGCGAGATCCTGGTAGACGATCTCGATGCCGTGGTGGGCGGCGTCCCGCGGGCCGTGGATGTGCACGCGCTCACCGCCGACCAGCACCTCGCCGGTGTCCGTGGTGTAGATGCCGCTGATGCACTTGACCAGGGTGGACTTGCCGGCGCCGTTGTCGCCGACGAGTGCGGTGACCTCGCCGGCCCGCACGACGAAGTCGACGTCCCGCAGCACGTGCACGGGGCCGAAGCTCTTGTTCACGCCCCGTAGCTCCAACAGGGGAGGGGCGGTGGTCTCGCTCACGGGTGGTTCTCCTCGGGGTGGGGCGCCGCGACGGGGGGACGGGCGGAGGAAAGGCTCGCCGACGTCAGCCGACGCCGGCGAGCCGTCCAGTCTTCCAGCGGAAGATCAGCTGATTCCAGCCTCGGCGCACTTGGCCGCGAACTCGGCCGTGCACAGCTCGGCCTTGGTGACGTAGCCGTCGGTGACGACGTCCTTGACGTTGGCGAAGGTGATCGCCTGCGGGTCGAGCAGAACCGAGGGGACCTCGACGTTGGTCGTCGGGTCCTTGACCGTCTTGCCGGTCTCCTTCTTCTCACCCTTGGCCAGCGAGATCGCGAGGGCGGCCGCGTTGTCGGCCTCCTTCTTGACCGCCTTGTAGACCGTCATGCACTGGTCGCCGGCGAGGATGTTCTGCAGGCCCTGCACGGTCGCGTCCTGGCCGGTGACCGGGACCTTCCCGTTCAGCTTGTTCTTCTTCAGGATGGTGATCGCCGCGTTGCCGAGACCGTCGTTGGCCGCGAGGACACCGTCGATCTTGCCCTTCTGGCGGGTCAGCATCTGCTCGAACATCGTGCCGCCGGTGGCGTTGTCCCACTCCGGAACGGACTCGTCCGGGCCCTTGACGTAGTCGCCGCTGTCGTACTTCGGCTTGAGGATCGAGTCGTAGCCGTTCTTGAAGAGCGTCGCGTTGTTGTCCGTCGGCGAGCCGTTCAGCTCGGCGATGACCGGCTTGGTGACGTTCTTCTTGGTCAGGCAGTCGACCAGGCCCTGGCCCTGCAGCTTGCCGACGGCCTCGTTGTCGAAGCTGACGTAGTACTGCGCGCCGCCGCCGAGCGTCAGGCGGTCGTAGTCGATGGTCGCCACGCCCTGCTGGCGCGCCTTGTCGATGACGGCCTTGCCGGTGCCGGAGTCCAGGTTGACGATCATCAGGACGGTCGCGCCGTTGGTGATCATCTGGTCGGCGATCGTCTGGAACGCCGCCTTGTCGTTCTGGGCGTTCTGGATGTCGTACTTCACGCCGGCGGCCTTGAAGGCGGCTTCGAGGTACTTGCGGTCCGCCGTCTCCCAGCGGGCCGAGGACTTGCTGTCCGGAAGGATGACGCCGATCTTCGGCTCTTTCGTGCTGCCCGATCCGGTCTTGTCGTCGTTGCCGCCGCAGGCGGCGAGGGTGCCGACCGTCAGCACGCCGACGGCGGTCAGGGCAAGGAGGCTCCTGCGCATCTTCGCTCGGTTTCCTCTCAGGGGGGTGGGCGGGGCGCGGGTTAGGGACTGACCCGACCGAGATCCGGAGCCCGGCCGGGCCAAACGTGTGACCGGTCACACGATGGTTTGTTGTGCCCGGCAACGTATGTTGTCGCGAGGCGTCCGCGCAAGAGCGAGGTTTGTTGCTGGCGATAACAATTCAGTCACGCAGTTTTAACCTGCGAAGAAACGCAGCTCCCACCACGTGCAGATCATGGTTACGCCGGTAACCCGGGCGCGGAGAAGCACGCGTAACCGTGATCTGCACCTGAATGGAGCGCGGGCGAGGGCGTCGCTAGAGGGAGCGGGCGAGGGCGTCGCCGAGAGGCGTACGCCCATAGAGGACGGACCGGCCGTCCCGGGCCCGCCGCACGAGCCCCGCTCGCAGCAGGACGGCCAGGTGATCGCCGACCGCCCCGGTGGCCAGGCCGAGGGAGCGGGCGAGCTGGGTGGTGCTGGCCGGGTCGTCGAGGGCCAGCAACAACCGGGCCCGCGACCGTCCTAAGAGGTCGGCCAGCGCGTCTGGAGCGGTCGGCGGCTGCCGCTCCCACAGTGCGGCGACACCTCGAGCCGGATAGATGAGCGCTTTGGGCCACGGCGAGTCCGAGTACGCCGCCAGCCCAGGCCAGATGTGCGCGGACGGGATCAGCAACAGGCCGTCGCCGTCGAGGCTGATCCGGCCCGAGTCGAGCGGCCGGACGTCGATCCCGCCGTCGCGCCAGGCCACCTCGGGATGCAGTCCGTCGAGGGCGGCCGCCCAGCCGGATCGGGCGAGCAGCCCCGCCCGGTGGACCACGTCGCGTTCGCAGATCGCCCGCAGCTGCGGCCAGTCCGGCGCGATCAGCTCGTGCCAGGCCGCGTCCAGGGCGACGGCGACCCGCTCGACGACGGTCCGGCTGCGCAGGATCGCCAGCGCCCGGGGATCGTCGGTCGGCCGCCGCCGCAGACAGTCGGCGATCTCCGCGCGGGCCTGCCGCAGCGAGGTCGCCCGGGTGGCGGCGAGGTCGTCGGCCCACGTCTGGGCCAGTCCCAGCGGTGGCAGCGCGATGAAGTTCGGGCCGCCGCGTGCGTACTGGAGAGCGAGGACGGCGTCGAGCTCGGTCTCCCGCCGCAGACGCTCGAAGGCCGGGCGCAACCGGTCCAGCGAGGGACGCGTACCGGGGTGGCGGTCGAACCCGGCCAGCCGGCGCAGCACGCTGGCCAGGTCCATCGCGGGGGACAGGGCGAACCGGCTGTGCAGCAGGTCGTCCGGCCCGACCTCGAAACGCAGCACCCGTCGACCTTACGCCCCTGGGCGAATCATTCGAATCCAGCCGCCGGTCTGCGCAGGCTGTCCACGTGACCACACTGCTCGAACCCGAGGCCCAGCGCGCCACGTACCGCGAGGTCCTCGCGGATCCGATCTACCGGCTGCTGTTCGTGACCCGCTCGCTGGCGATCGCGGCCGACTCGCTGCGCATCCTCGCGCTGTCCGTGCTCATCTACACGACCACCTCGTCGCCGCTGCTGGGCGCGCTTGCATTCGGCGCGGGCTTCCTGCCCCAGCTCTTCGGCTCCACGCTCTTCGGTTCGCTCGCGGACCGCGTCCGCCCCCGCTTCGTGATCTTCCTCGGGTACGCCGTGGAATGCGTGTCGGCGGTGCTCCTGGCGACGGTCCCGCTCCCGGCATGGGCCTGTCTCGTGCTGGTAGCCGTGATCGCCACGTTCGTGCCCGTCTTCGGCGGCGCCTCGGCGCGGGTCATCGCCGAGACGCTGACCGGGGACGCGTACGTGCTGGGGCGGGCGCTGTCGTCGATGTCGGCCTCGGCGGCGCAGCTCGTGGGCCTGGCCGGCGGTGGGGCGGCGATCGCCGCGCTCGGCAGCCCGCAGCACGCGCTGCTGGTCAGCGCGGTGCTCCACGCGATCGCGGCGGTCGTGATCCGGCTGCGGATGCCGAACCTGGCCGCCGTCCCCGCAGCCGCGGGCAGCGTGCTGAAGCACAGCTGGCAGGCCAATCGCACCCTGCTCGGGGATCAGGCGATACGCCGGTTGATGTTCGCGCAATGGCTCCCGCCCGCGTTCTCGGTCGGCGCCGAGGGACTGCTCGTCGCGTACGCGGCTGAGCGGGACTTCCCGGCCGGGACGGCCGGGTATCTGCTGGCCTGCCTGCCCGTCGGGATGTTCGCCGGTGACCTCGTCGTCGGGCGGTTCGTCACCCCGCGTACGCGCGAACGGCTGGCCGCGCCGCTCGTTCTGCTGCTGGGAGTGCCCCTGGCTCTGCTCGGCTTCGAGGTGTCCGTGGCGGTCGCCGCCGCTTTGCTCTTCCTGTCCGGCGCCGGATTCGCGTACACGTTGGGGCTGCAGCGCAGCTTCGTCGACGCGTTGCCGGAAGCGATGCGGGGTCAGGCGTTCGGGATGCTGTCCTCGGGCCTGATGACCGCGCAGGGCCTGGGACCGGCGGTGTTCGGTGCGGTCGCGCTGGCCACCGGCGCGACCGCGGCCGTCGCGCTGGCGGGCGCGGCGGCCGCGGGTTGTGCGGTGATCGTCAGCGTGAGTAGAACTCGACCACCAGCTGTCCGTCACACATGACCGGAACCTCCGCCCGCGCGTGCTGTCCGCGCGTGCTGTCCGCGCGTGCTGTCCGCCCGCGCTGTCCGCGCGCTGTCCGCGCGATCATGAACTATCGGCCATGATCGACCGGCGTGTCGTGTCCCCAGCGCCCTGATCAACTCCGCGAGTACGTGATCAACTGACCCCAGGCGGGTCGCGCTGCTTGTCCCGGGCGGTGCTGGCGCATTGCCGTGTGATCTCCGGACGGTGGCGTACGTATCAGGGTCAAGATCAGGTAGCTGGCGTTCCGGAGATCACCCAGGCCCACCGTCGGCGCGGCGAAGGTTCGGTCGCCAGCGGGGCGCAGGCGGCATGCAGCGTGATGAAGGGCGAAGCGTCGCTGGTCGGCCGGTAGCGCGAAGCGGGCGGCGGACTCCCGGCGAACGCGTCGTCGAGTAGAGCGCGTGATGCGGGCGGCGGACTCCCGGCGGACGCGTCGTCGAGTAGAGCGCGCGTGAAGCGGCGCGGCGAGGGAAGGCGCGGCGGGGGACGACGCGGCGTGATGCAAGACGAGGCGCGGAGCAGGAGAGCGCGACGCGACGCGGCGTGCGGGGGAGCGGAGTGAGCGACCGCTAGCGGGGAGCGGGGAGCGGGCCCGTGGCGTACCGCTGGATCGTGGGGGCGAACATCCCGACGAGGTCGTCGACCGCAGCACTCGCGAGGGGTTCGAGCTTGATGATGTACCGCATCATGGCCAGCCCGGCGAGTTGCGAGGCGATCAGGGCGGCCCGGATCGGCGCTTCGGCCGGGTCGAGGTCGAGCTGTTTGACGACTCGTCGCAGGATCTGCGTCTGGAGGAATTCCCGCAGCAGGCGCGCGCCCATCTCGTTGGTCACCCCGGAACGGATCAGCGCCACTCCGATGCCGCCGGCGGGGGAGTCCCATACTCGCAGGAAGGCCCTGATCAGCGTCTCGCCGACGTGGTCGACTCCCGCCGTCGTGATTCCGTCGATGAGCGTACGCGGGTCGATGGGGACTTTCATGGTGTCGAGGAACAGTTGTTCCTTGGAGCCGAAGTAGTGGTGCACCAGCGCCGGATCGACTTCGGCTCCGGCGGCGATCTGGCGTACGGTCGCGCCGTCGAAGCCGCGTTCGGCGAACGCCTGCCGCGCCGACGCGAGAATGGCCTCTCGCGTGTCCGGGCTGCCCGGGCGGCGGCCCGTCCTCTTCGCCATCACGATGATCCACCTTAGGCCGGGCCGCGCGACCACCCATCGGGAGGCCGCGCGGCCGATCCGGTCAGGGCGTACGCCGCCGCAGGGTCATCGAGGCGAGCACGAGGGCCAGCACCACGACTCCGGCGACGATGCCGAGGTCACGCCACATCGTCGAGGTGGCGTCGGCGTTCGCGCCCACCTCTTGGAGCGCTTCGACGGCGTACGTCAGCGGCATGACGTCGCTGATCGCCTGAAGCCAGCCCGCCATCTGATCCCGAGGGACGAACAGTCCACACAGGAGGATCTGGGGCAGGGCGACGACCGGCATGAACTGGACGGCTTGGAACTCCGTCTGGGCGAACGCGCTGGCCAGCAGGCCGAGCGCCACGCCGAGGACGGCGTTGGTGACCGCGATGAGGATGACCAGCGCCGGGCTGCCCGCGGTGTCGAGATCGAGCAGCCAGTACGCCAGCGCGCTGGCGATCGTCGCCTGGATCGCGGCGGCGACGCCGAACGCGATCCCGTAGCCGAACAGCAGGTCCGTTCGGCGCAGCGGGGTGGTCAGGAGCCGTTCCAGCGTCCCGGTGGTCCGTTCCCGGAGCATCGCGATGCTGGTGACCAGGAACATGATGATGAAGGGGAACAGCCCCAGCATGATCAGCGCCACCCGGTCGAAGACCGCCTGCTGGTTGTCGTACATGAAGTACAGCAACGTGAGCAGCAGCGTCGGCACCACGACGAGCAGACCGATCGTGCGCTTGTCGTGGCGCAGCTGGCGGAGGATCCGAGCGGTGGTGTGCAGCAGCGTCATCGCTCTTCTCCTGCCGGTAGACCGCCCTGTTCCAGCGCGTCACCGTGGCGG
This genomic interval carries:
- a CDS encoding DUF5937 family protein, encoding MLRFEVGPDDLLHSRFALSPAMDLASVLRRLAGFDRHPGTRPSLDRLRPAFERLRRETELDAVLALQYARGGPNFIALPPLGLAQTWADDLAATRATSLRQARAEIADCLRRRPTDDPRALAILRSRTVVERVAVALDAAWHELIAPDWPQLRAICERDVVHRAGLLARSGWAAALDGLHPEVAWRDGGIDVRPLDSGRISLDGDGLLLIPSAHIWPGLAAYSDSPWPKALIYPARGVAALWERQPPTAPDALADLLGRSRARLLLALDDPASTTQLARSLGLATGAVGDHLAVLLRAGLVRRARDGRSVLYGRTPLGDALARSL
- a CDS encoding MFS transporter, which encodes MTTLLEPEAQRATYREVLADPIYRLLFVTRSLAIAADSLRILALSVLIYTTTSSPLLGALAFGAGFLPQLFGSTLFGSLADRVRPRFVIFLGYAVECVSAVLLATVPLPAWACLVLVAVIATFVPVFGGASARVIAETLTGDAYVLGRALSSMSASAAQLVGLAGGGAAIAALGSPQHALLVSAVLHAIAAVVIRLRMPNLAAVPAAAGSVLKHSWQANRTLLGDQAIRRLMFAQWLPPAFSVGAEGLLVAYAAERDFPAGTAGYLLACLPVGMFAGDLVVGRFVTPRTRERLAAPLVLLLGVPLALLGFEVSVAVAAALLFLSGAGFAYTLGLQRSFVDALPEAMRGQAFGMLSSGLMTAQGLGPAVFGAVALATGATAAVALAGAAAAGCAVIVSVSRTRPPAVRHT
- a CDS encoding TetR/AcrR family transcriptional regulator, coding for MAKRTGRRPGSPDTREAILASARQAFAERGFDGATVRQIAAGAEVDPALVHHYFGSKEQLFLDTMKVPIDPRTLIDGITTAGVDHVGETLIRAFLRVWDSPAGGIGVALIRSGVTNEMGARLLREFLQTQILRRVVKQLDLDPAEAPIRAALIASQLAGLAMMRYIIKLEPLASAAVDDLVGMFAPTIQRYATGPLPAPR
- a CDS encoding ABC transporter permease; this encodes MTLLHTTARILRQLRHDKRTIGLLVVVPTLLLTLLYFMYDNQQAVFDRVALIMLGLFPFIIMFLVTSIAMLRERTTGTLERLLTTPLRRTDLLFGYGIAFGVAAAIQATIASALAYWLLDLDTAGSPALVILIAVTNAVLGVALGLLASAFAQTEFQAVQFMPVVALPQILLCGLFVPRDQMAGWLQAISDVMPLTYAVEALQEVGANADATSTMWRDLGIVAGVVVLALVLASMTLRRRTP